Proteins from a genomic interval of Desulfofustis limnaeus:
- a CDS encoding branched-chain amino acid ABC transporter substrate-binding protein, whose protein sequence is MSTASGAADKTIKIATQSPLSGDQSVVGVDIKRGAELALEQLGGPLADMGFKIELAPYDDQANPDTGVANAKRIVADPAILAIVGHYNSGVQIPSSEVYHASGLANVSPANTNPKVTTRGYLEVSRIVGRDDVQGVVGADFAASQGVKTVFVVHDKTAYGQGIAEFFKQRAEEIGLKVLGFEGTEEKANFDALLSPVVAGNPDVVYFGGMAFQAAVLFKQARERGYEGMFLSDDGFDSSDAAKIAGAALTSGAGTYYSTVSGPASVYEGTAKFIEDFKAKFNADPQPFAAQGYDSMAICLKAIENAAKEANNDVPTREAVAKAVRALKDFQGITGTFTFNEIGDPEKALYFVIQVKSPDPAKWSENVVVKTLEIAPPK, encoded by the coding sequence TTGAGCACTGCTTCAGGCGCCGCCGACAAGACGATTAAAATCGCCACCCAATCTCCCTTGTCCGGTGATCAATCGGTGGTCGGCGTTGATATCAAGCGCGGCGCCGAACTGGCTCTCGAGCAGTTGGGCGGGCCGCTGGCCGACATGGGTTTCAAGATTGAGTTGGCCCCCTATGACGACCAGGCCAACCCGGACACCGGCGTCGCCAATGCCAAACGAATTGTCGCCGATCCGGCTATCCTGGCCATTGTTGGGCACTACAACTCCGGTGTCCAGATCCCCTCTTCGGAAGTCTACCACGCCTCCGGGCTGGCCAACGTTTCTCCGGCCAATACCAACCCCAAGGTGACTACCCGCGGCTATCTGGAAGTCAGTCGTATCGTCGGACGGGATGACGTTCAGGGCGTCGTCGGCGCTGATTTCGCCGCATCCCAGGGAGTCAAAACGGTCTTCGTCGTCCATGACAAGACCGCTTACGGCCAGGGTATTGCCGAGTTTTTCAAACAGCGGGCCGAGGAAATCGGACTGAAGGTTCTCGGTTTCGAAGGCACTGAAGAGAAGGCCAATTTCGATGCGCTGCTGTCGCCGGTCGTTGCCGGCAATCCTGATGTGGTCTATTTCGGCGGGATGGCCTTCCAGGCCGCCGTTCTTTTCAAGCAGGCCCGTGAACGCGGGTACGAAGGCATGTTCCTCAGCGATGACGGTTTTGATTCATCCGATGCCGCCAAGATCGCCGGCGCTGCCCTTACTTCCGGGGCCGGTACCTACTATTCGACGGTCTCCGGACCGGCTTCGGTGTATGAAGGAACGGCCAAGTTCATCGAAGACTTCAAGGCCAAATTCAACGCCGATCCACAACCCTTTGCCGCGCAAGGTTACGATTCCATGGCCATCTGCCTGAAGGCCATCGAAAATGCCGCCAAGGAGGCCAACAACGACGTTCCCACCCGCGAGGCAGTGGCCAAGGCTGTCCGCGCCTTGAAGGATTTCCAGGGAATCACCGGTACCTTCACCTTCAACGAGATTGGTGATCCTGAGAAAGCCCTTTATTTCGTGATCCAGGTGAAATCACCCGATCCCGCCAAATGGAGCGAGAACGTGGTGGTTAAGACCCTGGAGATCGCGCCGCCCAAATAA